In the genome of Bacteroides mediterraneensis, the window GGCACGGTGTTTCTTGGTGGGATAGCCCTTGTTGCTCTTCCAGTCATACATGGGATATTCTTCGTGCAGACGGTTCATGTAATCGTCACGGTAGGTCTTTGCCAGAATGGAAGCTGCCGCAATGGACAGGTATTTCCCGTCTCCTTTTACGATGGTAGTATGCGGAATGTCCGGATAAGGATTGAAGCGGTTGCCGTCAATCAGCAGGTGCTGGGGAACCACCTTCAACTGTGCAACAGCCCTGTGCATAGCCAGAAAGGAGGCATTCAGAATGTTGATTTTATCAATCTCTTCCGGCGATACCACTCCAACGGCCCACGCCGTGGCTTCCTGCTCAATGACCGTACGCAACTCATAGCGTTGTTTCTCTGTCAGCTTCTTGGAATCGTTGAGGAGTTCATTCCGAAATCCGGAAGGCAGAATGACAGCTGCCGCATAGACCGCTCCGGCCAGACAGCCCCGTCCGGCCTCATCACATCCGGCTTCCACCAACTCTTTATGCAAATAGGGTAACAACATATCCACCTCTTCTTTTTTCGGACTGCAAAGGTAGCACATTTTTCCCAGCCTGCCGCTTCCGGAAAGCAGAAGTTATCCCAAGGTTATGCACCGATTTTCGTCCGACACTTAATGGGATATGGCAGAAGATTCGTATCTTTGCCCCACAAAAAAACTAACGTATGGTACAGATTGATGACGTAATAGTAAGCCTGGACATTTTCCGGGAAAAATTCCTGTGCGACCTGAATGCCTGTAAGGGTGAATGTTGCATCGAAGGGGACGCCGGAGCCCCAGTGGAACTGGAGGAAGTGGAAAAGCTGGAAGAGGTGCTTCCCGTTATATGGGATGACCTTTCACCGGAGGCACAAGCCGTCATCAAACGTCAAGGAGTGGTCTATACCGACCAGGACGGTGACCTGGTGACCTCCATCGTCAACGGAAAGGATTGTGTGTTCACCTGCTACGATGAAAAAGGATTCTGCTACTGCGCCATCGAGAAAGCGTTCCGCGAAGGGAAATGCAGTTTCTACAAACCGATTTCCTGCCACCTTTATCCCATCCGTGTCAGCGATTACGGTCCTTATAAGGCCCTGAACTATCATCGCTGGGATGTGTGTAAAGCCGCGGTATTGCTCGGAAGAAAAGAAAACCTGCCGGTCTACAAGTTCCTGAAGGAACCGCTTATCCGAAAATTCGGAGAAGCATGGTACGAAGAAGTGGAAAATGTGGCCCAGGAATTGGAAGCCCAACACCTGATTTGAAATAAGACATCACATCCCGCCCCAGAGCATTCTACGCCCAGTGGCGGGATTTTTCATGTCTTATTTTGCCTTTTCCACCCGTACCTTCTTTACCAGGCGCAAAGCATAGTCTACCGTCTCCCCGGAATTGAGTATCTTGTTATTATAGAAACAAAAAGTGGAGTTAAGATTATTGCAGAGATACCGGCAATCGTATTTATCAAAACTGTCAATCCCATTTTCCTGTAAGATTTCATTCAGTTCTTCCAACGTACTGGCATACTGCTCACGAAACTCTTCGGCTTCTTCTGTCGTTAATGTCCTCCACCCCGAGATTCCATCCACCTCATACGCCGTGCAAACGGAAACAGCCTCCGCTTTCTTCAACAGCCACTGGCGGGGAGAAACAAGGGTAGCTTCCACCTCATTGGAAGAAACAGATTCCACTTTCCACACAAAGAAGGGTCCCCAGATGCTTCCCGACTCCGGCAGCACCTCGGCTACCATCACATCACCGTTATCTCCGTTTTCATCACTGGTGCCGCCGTTCTCTTCTTCCTCTCCCTCCGGATTCTCATCTCCATCCGGCACATCCGGTTGCGGATTGTCCCAATCCTCTTCGGGAGTCATGTTCTCAAAAGGAAATTCCTCAGAAACTTCGGGAGTCCAGCCCTCTATCTGTCCGTTTCCCTCCAATGAGACCTCGCCATCCCCCGTGCTGACAAACCGATACGGTTTTCCTGCCTCCAAGGGATAGCTGAAGAAATAACCATATACCGTTTCTCCGGAGGCGGTCTTGACATTTAACGAGAGATGGGTCTGACTGCTTTCGGACGGAAAGACATAGACAGGCCCCGCTTTCCAGATGCCTCTTACTTTTTGGCACGGCACAGAGGCAAACTGCCCGTCATTGTTCCAATTCCCCTCTAAAGTTATTCCGGAACTTACCGGCGAGATGCGTGCCTCTACTGCAATAGCGTCGTCGGACACACCGCCAAATGACAAATACAACGCCGCAACCGCGTACGACAAGTTCATGGATATCTTTACGTCGTTTTTCAGTTTCACGACATTTTTTCCTATCACCAACGGCGTATCTGCACAGTTCCCTTGCGAGAAAGTCAACAGCTGCTTGGCGTTTAAGCTCATCGGAGGAAGATAGTCTTCCGATGAAAGGCCGGAGATAGCCGCAAGTACATAATCCCCTGTCGGCTGGGACAGGACAGGCCATTCCGTCTGCGCCTGTACCTCTTCATTCCAGACAGTCGCCCCTTTCGAATCGAACAGATAGAGTTGCAAAGGATAAAGGGAAGTGAAAAGCGATGCATTGGACAGAGCCACATCCATCACATAAGGGCCGGAGGATTCCACCGTTTCCGTATCATCGTCTACCTGATAAGTACCACACCCCCACAAAAAAAGTATACAAGCCCACAAGGCAAAAAATAAATGCGTCTGAATACGTAGTTCCATAATGTTTTTTATTTAGAACAACGCGTCCAGACGCATCCGTCCACCTTTTCGGCTTAAAAATTGCAATTAAAAATATTTTTCCAGCTTCTTAATCATCATACCCAGGCAGAACACAACCACATGATCGTTTTCCTGAATCATGGTGTTACCGGTCACCAGAATACCTTCTCCATTCCGAATCAACCCACCGATGGTGGCTCCCTTGGGAAGTCCCAAATCTTTCACCGGCTGCTTGGTTATCTTAGCCCCCGGCTTGACGGTGAATTCGGCCACATCGGCATTGGCAAAAGTCAGACATTTCACATTCGACACATCGGCATCGAGCATCATCTGATAGATATGGCTGGCGGCTATGAATTTCTTATTGATGACCGTTCCGATGTCCAGGCTTTCGGCCATACTTATATAATCCACATTCTCCACTTCCGCCACGGTCTTGGTCACTCCCATCCGCTTGGCGGCCAGACAGGCCAGAATGTTGGTTTCGGAGTTGCCGGTCAATGCCACAAACGCCTCCGTATTCTTGATGCCTTCCTCCAGCAGAAGTTGGATATCCCGTCCATCTCCGTTAATCACCATCACTCCATCGTCCACCAGTTCCGTCAGGCGGTTGCAACGGGCTATGTTGCTCTCAATGATTTTCGCTTTCATGTACTCCGGCATATACTGTACGGTACGTACGGCAATACGGCTTCCGCCCATAATCATCACATTCCGCACATCGGCCTCGTTTTCTTTTCCGGAGATTTTACGGATATAAGGGATATATTTCTTGGTAGTTGTAAAGTACACGATGTCGTTCAGCTTGATGACATCATCACCCCGTGGAATGATGGTTTCGTTGCCACGCTTGATGGCCACGATATGGAACGGAATGTTTCTTCCTCCCAGCTCGTGCAAAGGCACATTCAGAATCTCCGCCTGCTCACGCATCTTGGTTCCCAGAAGCACCAGTACTCCTCCGGCAAATTCCCACCACTGCCGTATCCAGCTCATCTTGATGGCATCCACAATGTCGCGGGCAGCCAGCATCTCCGGATAAATCAGGGAATGTACTCCCAGCTTGGCAAAAAACTCCTTGTGCTTGGGCAACAGATATTCATAATTGTCGATACGAGCCACGGTTTTCTTTGCCCCCAGACTGGTCGCCAGCATACAAGCCGTCATGTTACGGCTTTCGTCGGGCATAACCCCGATAAACAAATCGGCTCCGGACACTCCGGCCTCTTTCAGCCCGTTAATGGACGTAGGCGACAGATTCACGGTCATAAGGTCCAGGTTGCTTCCCATGGCACTCAGCTTGCTCTCGTCTTCGTCCATCAGGATAATATCCTGTTTTTCACCGGAAAGCAGTTTGGCCAGATGAGTACCTACGGCACCTGCACCTGCGATAATAATTTTCATATCTTGATAATCTGAGTGATTGTGTTCAATATACTTTCCTCATCAATGCCGCAAATGGCGTACAAGTCATTCACGGGACCATGCTGCACAAAACGGTCGGGCAACCCAAGACGTATCACCCGCGGATAATAGCCATGGTCGTTCATAAACTCCAGTATGGCACTGCCCATACCACCATTACGCACCCCGTCTTCTACGGTCAATATGTGCGTGAACTTCTGTCCCACTTCGTGCAGCAAAGCCTCATCCAGCGGCTTCAGGAAACGCAAATCGTAGTGGGCAATGCTGCAGCCCAACGTCTTCTCCGCCCGGACAATCGCCGCTGCCGCCTTGTTACCTATCGGCCCAATGGTGATGACAGCCAGGTCGGTACCCTCCTTCAGCTTTCGTCCCTTACCGACTTCGATGGCTTCCAACGGGCATTCCCAGTCGGTCAACACTCCCCGTCCACGAGGATAACGAATGACAAAAGGCCCTTTATCCGGCAACTGGGCAGTGTACATCAGCCGGCGCAATTCATGCTCGTTATAAGGAGAAGCGATGACCAGATTCGGAATAGGACGCAAGTAAGCCATATCAAAAGCCCCGTGATGGGTAGGTCCGTCTTCTCCCACCAGACCGGCACGGTCCAGACACAGCACCACATTCAGTTTCTGGATAGCCACATCGTGGATGATATTATCGTATGCACGCTGCATGAAAGAAGAATACACATTACAGAACGGAAGCAAGCCTTCCTTGGCCATACCTCCTGAAAAAGTCACGGCATGGCCTTCTGCAATGCCTACATCAAACACCCTGTCGGGCATCTCCTTCATCATGATGTTCATGGAGCATCCCGACGGCATGGCCGGGGTCACACCGACGATTTTATCGTTCTTGCGGGCCAGTTCCAGCAATGTATTTCCAAACACTTCCTGAAACAAAGGAGGCATCCCGGTCGTATCCGACACGATACGTTCTCCTGTTTCCTTGTCGAAAATTCCTGGTGCATGCCATACGGTAGCCGCTTCTTCCGCCGGCTTGAATCCTTTCCCCTTACGGGTGTGAATATGCAGAAGCTTGGGCCCCTTCATATCCTTTATCTCTTTCAGCACCCTTGTCAGGGCGGCCACATCATGTCCGTCTACCGGGCCGAAATAACGGATATTCAATCCTTCGAATATATTCTGCTGCTGCATCAGCATGGATTTCAGGCTGTTGTTGAAGCGTATCAGGCTCTTGCGCCGTTCATCGTTCAAGATTCCCAAACGATAGAGTTTACGCGACAAGGCATTCCGCAACCGATTATATCCTTCGGAAGTATGCAGATTCAACAAATATTGTTTCATGCCACCTACACTACGGTCGATGGCCATATTATTATCGTTCAGAATAATCAACAGGTTGTTAGGGGTGGAGGAAGCATTGTTCAAGCCTTCAAAGGCCAGTCCGCCACTCATGGAACCGTCACCAATGACTGCTACTACATGACGGTTTTCTTCTCCTTTCCGGGCTGCTGCCACAGCCATTCCCAGCGCGGCAGAGATGGAATTGGACGCATGTCCGCATGTGAACGTGTCATATTCGCTTTCCGCAGGAGAAGGGAAAGGACAAATCCCGTTCAACTTACGATTCGTATAAAAACGGTCGCGACGTCCCGTCAATATTTTATGCCCGTAAGCCTGATGCCCTACGTCCCAAACGATGCGGTCATAAGGCGTCTGATACACATAATGAAGGGCCACCGTCAATTCCACAACCCCCAGACTGGAGGCAAAATGTCCCGGATTGCACGATAATTCATCTATAATTTTATTCCGCAGTTGATCACAGACCTCCGGCAACGCTTCGACAGAAAGTTTCCGTAAATCCTCAGGGCTATCTATCTTATTCAACAAATCGTATGAAGTTGTCTGTTCCATCCTTGTTCTTCATTAACTTTAATCGTACAAAAATAGCACAAATATAGTGAATGTGCTTACATTTGCAGTAAAAATTCTCTGATTATGGAATTTAGGACTAAAGTGGAACTACCTGTAAAAGGCCCGAAACTGCATCATGCTGACAATTTGATGAGCTGGGGCTCCTGCTTTTCCGAGCATATCGGAAACTTATTGACAGAGAACAAGTTCACCTGCGATGTGAACCCTTTCGGGGTATTATACAATCCTCTGTCAATCGCTTCATCCATGCAATGTCTGTGGAACGGCACACTCTATGGAGAGAAAGACCTGCAACACACCGCAGACACATGGTACAGCCTGATGCACCACAGCAGTTTCTCTTCTTCCTCCATGGAGGAATGTCTGGAAAAAATCAATGAGCGTATCCGTAAAGGACATGAGAACCTGCAACAAGCCGACTGGATTCTCATTACCTGGGGCTCCTCATTCGTCTATACCTGGAAAGAAAACGGAAAGATTGTCGGCAACTGCCACAAATTGCCAGCCCGTCTGTTCGAACGGAAAATGGTCGGTGCCGATGAAATTGTCGAAGCCTACCTTCCCCTGCTCCACCAGATAAAGACACTTCGCCCACAGCTACAGTGCCTGTTCACGGTGAGTCCCATACGTCATCTGAAAGACGGCCTGCACGGAAACCAGCTCAGTAAAGCCAATCTGCTACTGGCCGCCGACAAGATTTGCCGGGAACTGGATTTCTGCCATTATTTCCCTTCGTATGAAATCATGATGGACGAACTACGCGACTATCGCTTTTATGCCGATGACATGATGCACCCGTCTCCACTTGCCATCCAATACATCTGGGAATGTTTCAGTAACTGCTACTTCACTCCTTCTACTCTCTCTTTCATGAAAGAATGGGAAAAGATACGGCGTGGACTGGCCCACAAGCCTTTCAATCCCGAAACGGAAGCCTATCAAACCTTTTTAAGTCAAATACTGTTAAAGATAGAGGAGTTAAAAGAAAAATTACCGTACTTAGATGTTCAAAAGGAAATAAAGTTATGTCAAGCACAATTGAAGAAATAACCTCCATCCTGGGGGCTGAACGCAGAGGAAACACGCCCGCTACCATCGACTGGATCTTAACAGACAGCCGGTCACTGTGTTTCCCGGAAGAGACCCTGTTTTTTGCCTTGAAAACAAAACGTAACGACGGACACAAGTATATCCCGGACCTTTATCAGAAAGGAGTACGCAACTTCGTCGTGAATGAAATACCCGAAACGGCTTCCTCTTATCAGGATGCCAATTTTCTGATTGTCCCCAACCCGCTGAAAGCCCTGCAACGGCTGGCGTCCAAGCATCGGGAACAGTTTCAGGTACCGGTCATCGGTATCACGGGAAGTAACGGAAAAACGGTTGTCAAAGAATGGCTGTACCAACTGCTCAGCCCGGACCGCATCATTACCCGCTCTCCAAGAAGCTATAATTCCCAAATCGGTGTGCCTCTCTCCGTATGGCTCATGAATGAGCATACCGAGCTGGGCATTTTTGAAGCCGGTATCTCCGAAATGGGTGAGATGGAAGCCTTGCGCCCCATCATCCAGCCTACCATCGGCATCCTGACCAACATCGGAGGAGCCCATCAGGAAAATTTTTCTTCCTTGCAAGACAAATGCATGGAGAAGCTCCAACTCTTTAAAGACTGTGATGTAATTGTATACAATGGCGACAATGAACTTATCGCCAGCTGCGTCACCAAATCTCTGTTCACGGCCCGCGAAATCGCCTGGTCGACCAAAGATTCTGAACGTCCGCTCTTTATCGAAAAGATACTGAAAGATGAGACCGGAACCACCATCAAATACCGCTACCTGGGATTCTTCAAGGAATACCGGATTCCGTTTATCGACGATGCTTCCATCGAAAACTCCCTCAACTGTCTGGCAGTAGCCCTTTACCTGATGGTACCGCCCGAAACCATCGCAGAACGCATGCTTCATCTGGAACCCATCGCCATGCGTCTGGAAGTGAAGGAAGGGAAAAACGGCTGCACGCTGATTAATGACAGTTACAATTCGGACTTTGCCTCTCTCGATATCGCACTGGACTTCATGATGAGACGCTCGGAAGACAAGAGCCGCAAGCGCACGCTGATTCTGTCGGATATGTTGGAGAGTGGACAAACCAGCAAACTGCTCTACAGACAGGTAGCCGACCTCGTGCATAGCCGGAAAGTAGACCATATCATCGGAGTAGGTGAAGAAATTTCCGCCGCAGCCAACCGATTTGAAATCCAAAAGGATTTCTTTCCCAACACAGCAGAACTTTTGAACTCGGGCCTGCTCCACCAATTGCATAACGAAGACATTCTGATAAAAGGAGCCCGTGTGTTCCATTTCGATGAAATCACCGACGCACTCGAATTGAAGGTGCACGAAACCATCCTCGAAATCAACCTGAATGCACTGGTCGACAATTTGAACCATTACCGGAACAAGCTAAAACCGGGAGTCAAGATGGTCTGCATGGTAAAAGCCTCAGCCTATGGAGCTGGTTCTTTTGAGATTGCCAAGACTTTGGAAGACCAGCGGGTGGACTATCTGGCCGTGGCCGTAGCCGATGAAGGAGCTGACTTACGGAAAGCAGGAATCAACAGTTCCATCATCATCATGAACCCGGAAATCACGGCGTTCAAAACTATGTTTGATTATCGCCTGGAACCGGAAGTGTACAGCTTCCATTTATTGGAAGAACTGATTAAGGCCGCCGAGCGCGAGGGTGTGAGCAATTTCCCGATTCACATCAAGATTGATACAGGCATGCACCGCCTGGGATTTGCTCCGGAAGAAATGCCCCAACTGGTACGACGCCTGCAAAAACAGAGTGCGGTCATTCCCCGTTCCGTATTCTCCCACCTGGTTGGTAGCGACGCAGAACGTTTCGATGCTTTCACCCGCCACCAGATAGAGACCTTCGAAGCAGCCTCAACCGAACTTCAGCAAGGTTTCAAGCACAAGATTATCCGTCACATCTGCAACACGGCGGGCATTGAACGCTACCCGGGAGCACAGTTTGACATGGTACGTCTGGGTATCGGACTCTACGGCATCGACCCGTTTACCAACAAGATGCTGCATAACGTCACAACTTTAAAAACCACCATCCTGCAGATTCACGATGTACCTGCTGACGACACCGTAGGCTACAGCCGGAAGGGAGTTCTCACTCGCGATTCCCGTATCGCTGCCATTCCTATCGGATATGCGGACGGATTGAACCGACATCTGGGTAACGGACATGGCTACTGCCTGGTAAACGGGCAGAAGGCTCCCTACGTAGGAAACATCTGTATGGATGTGTGCATGATTGACGTGACCGACATCGACTGCAAGGAAGGTGACAAAGCCATCATCTTCGGTGATGACCTTCCGGTCACTGTCCTGTCGGATATCCTCGATACCATTCCGTACGAAATCCTGACCAGCGTTTCCAATCGTGTAAAAAGAGTGTACTACCAAGACTGAGTCTTCCGACTACACGGACAGATAAAACTACAGCCTCTGGCATGAAAAGAAGATTCAATGCCAGAGGCTGTAGTTTTATCTATATAACGGATATCTCTTAGAAAGAACAAAAGAAAGTGACCAGAAACGGCACGCTGAAGTCGGTCACAAAACCATGAAAGATGGACACAATCACAAACTGCTGCCCGGAACAACGGGTAATGATGGGTAACGTGGTATCCATGGTGGTGGCTCCCCCCGAGGAAATAGGTGCCAGGTTACCAAACCAGCGTACCAATAAAGGAGCACACAACAAAGTTATTATTTCCCGGAATATATTCGACAACAAAGCCACTGTACCCAGTTCCGGACCTTTATACTCCGTAATAAAAATACTGGATAACGAATAATAACCCATCCCTGCCCCTACCGCCATGCAGTCGGCCGCACTCCGGTGCGGAAGTAAAAAGCTTGCCAAAGCGGCAGCCGACAAAGTGCCCAATATCGTAGCAACAGGCAGAAGAACCAACCTCGGATTCAAGACACGAAAGTTTTTCAAGGTCTGCGGGTCATTCCCGATACTCAGTCCCACACTGAACATCAGTCCGCACAAAGCATAAAAACTGACATTCGTCTCACCCACGTCAAAAGGCAGCCAGTGGAACGCCCCACACAGGGTGCCCAGCACGAAAAAGCCTATAATAATCAAGCTCCCCTTCATACATCTCCCCCTTTCCTTCTATACAGCCAATACCACAATGCCCAAGCCAAGGCGCAGCTACCCAACACACAAGTCAGTGCGATAAGAAAAGCTTCTCCTCCCAACGTAGCCAAGCCTTCCACTATCCGGCGATTGCCACCTACCTCTATCCCAAGCAGGAACAAAAGCACCCAAATCAATACGGTAATCACCTTCCCAATCCAGGAAAGTCTCTGACGACGAAACAGAAAACCTATCGCTATTCCACCGAACATGACACCTATTACTGTAAACATGTAGTAACCTTATTCAAAATCCGCTGCAAAAATAGCGAAAAAAGTCTACTTCTTCCCACTCCCCAAAGACGGTTATGAAAGACTTCAAACAAAAAA includes:
- a CDS encoding ribonuclease HII, whose product is MLLPYLHKELVEAGCDEAGRGCLAGAVYAAAVILPSGFRNELLNDSKKLTEKQRYELRTVIEQEATAWAVGVVSPEEIDKINILNASFLAMHRAVAQLKVVPQHLLIDGNRFNPYPDIPHTTIVKGDGKYLSIAAASILAKTYRDDYMNRLHEEYPMYDWKSNKGYPTKKHRAAIAAYGTSPYHRMSFNLLGDGQLSFDF
- a CDS encoding DUF3109 family protein, which translates into the protein MVQIDDVIVSLDIFREKFLCDLNACKGECCIEGDAGAPVELEEVEKLEEVLPVIWDDLSPEAQAVIKRQGVVYTDQDGDLVTSIVNGKDCVFTCYDEKGFCYCAIEKAFREGKCSFYKPISCHLYPIRVSDYGPYKALNYHRWDVCKAAVLLGRKENLPVYKFLKEPLIRKFGEAWYEEVENVAQELEAQHLI
- a CDS encoding FimB/Mfa2 family fimbrial subunit; amino-acid sequence: MELRIQTHLFFALWACILFLWGCGTYQVDDDTETVESSGPYVMDVALSNASLFTSLYPLQLYLFDSKGATVWNEEVQAQTEWPVLSQPTGDYVLAAISGLSSEDYLPPMSLNAKQLLTFSQGNCADTPLVIGKNVVKLKNDVKISMNLSYAVAALYLSFGGVSDDAIAVEARISPVSSGITLEGNWNNDGQFASVPCQKVRGIWKAGPVYVFPSESSQTHLSLNVKTASGETVYGYFFSYPLEAGKPYRFVSTGDGEVSLEGNGQIEGWTPEVSEEFPFENMTPEEDWDNPQPDVPDGDENPEGEEEENGGTSDENGDNGDVMVAEVLPESGSIWGPFFVWKVESVSSNEVEATLVSPRQWLLKKAEAVSVCTAYEVDGISGWRTLTTEEAEEFREQYASTLEELNEILQENGIDSFDKYDCRYLCNNLNSTFCFYNNKILNSGETVDYALRLVKKVRVEKAK
- the trkA gene encoding Trk system potassium transporter TrkA, producing MKIIIAGAGAVGTHLAKLLSGEKQDIILMDEDESKLSAMGSNLDLMTVNLSPTSINGLKEAGVSGADLFIGVMPDESRNMTACMLATSLGAKKTVARIDNYEYLLPKHKEFFAKLGVHSLIYPEMLAARDIVDAIKMSWIRQWWEFAGGVLVLLGTKMREQAEILNVPLHELGGRNIPFHIVAIKRGNETIIPRGDDVIKLNDIVYFTTTKKYIPYIRKISGKENEADVRNVMIMGGSRIAVRTVQYMPEYMKAKIIESNIARCNRLTELVDDGVMVINGDGRDIQLLLEEGIKNTEAFVALTGNSETNILACLAAKRMGVTKTVAEVENVDYISMAESLDIGTVINKKFIAASHIYQMMLDADVSNVKCLTFANADVAEFTVKPGAKITKQPVKDLGLPKGATIGGLIRNGEGILVTGNTMIQENDHVVVFCLGMMIKKLEKYF
- the dxs gene encoding 1-deoxy-D-xylulose-5-phosphate synthase yields the protein MEQTTSYDLLNKIDSPEDLRKLSVEALPEVCDQLRNKIIDELSCNPGHFASSLGVVELTVALHYVYQTPYDRIVWDVGHQAYGHKILTGRRDRFYTNRKLNGICPFPSPAESEYDTFTCGHASNSISAALGMAVAAARKGEENRHVVAVIGDGSMSGGLAFEGLNNASSTPNNLLIILNDNNMAIDRSVGGMKQYLLNLHTSEGYNRLRNALSRKLYRLGILNDERRKSLIRFNNSLKSMLMQQQNIFEGLNIRYFGPVDGHDVAALTRVLKEIKDMKGPKLLHIHTRKGKGFKPAEEAATVWHAPGIFDKETGERIVSDTTGMPPLFQEVFGNTLLELARKNDKIVGVTPAMPSGCSMNIMMKEMPDRVFDVGIAEGHAVTFSGGMAKEGLLPFCNVYSSFMQRAYDNIIHDVAIQKLNVVLCLDRAGLVGEDGPTHHGAFDMAYLRPIPNLVIASPYNEHELRRLMYTAQLPDKGPFVIRYPRGRGVLTDWECPLEAIEVGKGRKLKEGTDLAVITIGPIGNKAAAAIVRAEKTLGCSIAHYDLRFLKPLDEALLHEVGQKFTHILTVEDGVRNGGMGSAILEFMNDHGYYPRVIRLGLPDRFVQHGPVNDLYAICGIDEESILNTITQIIKI
- a CDS encoding GSCFA domain-containing protein, coding for MEFRTKVELPVKGPKLHHADNLMSWGSCFSEHIGNLLTENKFTCDVNPFGVLYNPLSIASSMQCLWNGTLYGEKDLQHTADTWYSLMHHSSFSSSSMEECLEKINERIRKGHENLQQADWILITWGSSFVYTWKENGKIVGNCHKLPARLFERKMVGADEIVEAYLPLLHQIKTLRPQLQCLFTVSPIRHLKDGLHGNQLSKANLLLAADKICRELDFCHYFPSYEIMMDELRDYRFYADDMMHPSPLAIQYIWECFSNCYFTPSTLSFMKEWEKIRRGLAHKPFNPETEAYQTFLSQILLKIEELKEKLPYLDVQKEIKLCQAQLKK
- a CDS encoding bifunctional UDP-N-acetylmuramoyl-tripeptide:D-alanyl-D-alanine ligase/alanine racemase, with the protein product MSSTIEEITSILGAERRGNTPATIDWILTDSRSLCFPEETLFFALKTKRNDGHKYIPDLYQKGVRNFVVNEIPETASSYQDANFLIVPNPLKALQRLASKHREQFQVPVIGITGSNGKTVVKEWLYQLLSPDRIITRSPRSYNSQIGVPLSVWLMNEHTELGIFEAGISEMGEMEALRPIIQPTIGILTNIGGAHQENFSSLQDKCMEKLQLFKDCDVIVYNGDNELIASCVTKSLFTAREIAWSTKDSERPLFIEKILKDETGTTIKYRYLGFFKEYRIPFIDDASIENSLNCLAVALYLMVPPETIAERMLHLEPIAMRLEVKEGKNGCTLINDSYNSDFASLDIALDFMMRRSEDKSRKRTLILSDMLESGQTSKLLYRQVADLVHSRKVDHIIGVGEEISAAANRFEIQKDFFPNTAELLNSGLLHQLHNEDILIKGARVFHFDEITDALELKVHETILEINLNALVDNLNHYRNKLKPGVKMVCMVKASAYGAGSFEIAKTLEDQRVDYLAVAVADEGADLRKAGINSSIIIMNPEITAFKTMFDYRLEPEVYSFHLLEELIKAAEREGVSNFPIHIKIDTGMHRLGFAPEEMPQLVRRLQKQSAVIPRSVFSHLVGSDAERFDAFTRHQIETFEAASTELQQGFKHKIIRHICNTAGIERYPGAQFDMVRLGIGLYGIDPFTNKMLHNVTTLKTTILQIHDVPADDTVGYSRKGVLTRDSRIAAIPIGYADGLNRHLGNGHGYCLVNGQKAPYVGNICMDVCMIDVTDIDCKEGDKAIIFGDDLPVTVLSDILDTIPYEILTSVSNRVKRVYYQD
- a CDS encoding lysine exporter LysO family protein; its protein translation is MKGSLIIIGFFVLGTLCGAFHWLPFDVGETNVSFYALCGLMFSVGLSIGNDPQTLKNFRVLNPRLVLLPVATILGTLSAAALASFLLPHRSAADCMAVGAGMGYYSLSSIFITEYKGPELGTVALLSNIFREIITLLCAPLLVRWFGNLAPISSGGATTMDTTLPIITRCSGQQFVIVSIFHGFVTDFSVPFLVTFFCSF
- a CDS encoding LysO family transporter, producing MFTVIGVMFGGIAIGFLFRRQRLSWIGKVITVLIWVLLFLLGIEVGGNRRIVEGLATLGGEAFLIALTCVLGSCALAWALWYWLYRRKGGDV